From a single Candidatus Brevundimonas phytovorans genomic region:
- the purL gene encoding phosphoribosylformylglycinamidine synthase subunit PurL has translation MSAPQKTTAELAAEYGLAPNEYQVLLDRLGREPNQVELGVFSVMWSEHCSYKSSKKQLMKFPVTGPRVICGPGENAGVIDIDDGDACIFKMESHNHPSYIEPYQGAATGVGGIMRDVFTMGARPVALLNALRFGDPSHEKSRHLVKGVVAGIGGYGNCVGVPTVAGETNFHKGYNGNILVNAMCVGIAKADEIYYSAAPKAGHDVVYFGSKTGRDGIHGATMSSTEFDDESEAKRPTVQVGDPFAEKLLIEATLELMASGAVAAIQDMGAAGLTSSSVEMAGKGGVGVELDLDQVPQREEGMTAYEMMLSESQERMLAVLKPGFEDVGYRIFQKWGLDFAVIGKTTDTGHLVLRHHGEVVCDVPLAPLFDDAPLYDRPWVQPELQPRLDPAEVPAPESWNDAVLKVIACPDMASKRWIWEQYDRHVMADTLQDSSTGADAGVVRVHGTDKGLAVTSDCTPRYVQADPYEGGKQAVAEAWRNLTAVGSRPIAITDNLNFGNPQRPEIMGQIVRATDGMAEACRELDFPVVSGNVSLYNETNGVAIPPTPTVGAVGLLTNYDVTTGFGGVAEGDVLVLIGQTHGELGSSIYLREVLGREDGAPPPVDLKLEKKTGDFVRGLIEGGELTVVHDLSDGGLVGAAADLALASDVGIELNASSATHAHAFLFGEDQARYLVAVSDAEALLAKAKDAGLHASVVGVAKGADFASSGPKGELYRIPVAHLREFHEGWMPNWIEG, from the coding sequence CGCAAAAGACCACCGCAGAATTGGCCGCTGAATACGGTCTGGCTCCGAACGAGTATCAGGTCCTGCTGGACCGGCTGGGTCGCGAGCCCAACCAAGTCGAGCTGGGCGTCTTCTCGGTCATGTGGTCCGAGCACTGCTCCTACAAATCCTCCAAGAAGCAGTTGATGAAGTTCCCGGTCACGGGACCGCGCGTCATCTGCGGTCCGGGCGAGAACGCCGGGGTCATCGACATCGACGACGGCGACGCCTGCATCTTCAAGATGGAGAGCCACAACCACCCCTCCTATATCGAGCCCTATCAGGGCGCGGCGACGGGCGTGGGCGGCATCATGCGCGACGTCTTCACTATGGGCGCCCGCCCGGTGGCCCTGCTGAACGCCCTGCGCTTTGGCGATCCCTCGCACGAGAAGTCCAGACATCTGGTCAAGGGCGTGGTCGCCGGCATCGGCGGCTATGGCAACTGCGTCGGCGTGCCGACGGTCGCGGGCGAGACCAATTTCCACAAGGGCTACAACGGCAACATCCTGGTCAACGCCATGTGCGTGGGCATCGCCAAGGCCGACGAGATCTACTACTCGGCCGCGCCGAAAGCCGGTCATGACGTGGTCTACTTCGGCTCCAAGACGGGCCGCGACGGCATCCACGGCGCCACCATGTCCTCGACCGAGTTCGACGACGAGTCGGAGGCCAAGCGCCCCACCGTCCAGGTCGGCGACCCCTTCGCCGAGAAGCTGCTGATCGAGGCCACGCTGGAGCTGATGGCCTCGGGCGCCGTCGCCGCCATTCAGGATATGGGCGCGGCGGGTCTGACCTCGTCGTCCGTGGAGATGGCGGGCAAGGGCGGCGTCGGCGTCGAGCTGGACCTCGACCAGGTGCCCCAGCGCGAAGAAGGCATGACCGCCTATGAGATGATGCTGTCGGAAAGCCAGGAGCGGATGCTGGCGGTCCTGAAGCCGGGCTTCGAGGACGTCGGCTATCGCATCTTCCAGAAGTGGGGTCTGGACTTCGCCGTCATCGGCAAGACCACCGACACCGGCCATCTGGTGCTGCGTCACCACGGCGAGGTCGTCTGCGACGTGCCGCTGGCCCCGCTGTTCGACGACGCCCCCCTCTATGACCGCCCCTGGGTCCAGCCCGAACTGCAGCCGCGCCTCGACCCGGCCGAGGTCCCGGCCCCGGAAAGCTGGAACGACGCGGTCCTCAAGGTCATCGCCTGCCCCGACATGGCGTCCAAGCGCTGGATCTGGGAACAGTACGACCGTCACGTCATGGCCGATACCCTGCAGGACTCCTCGACCGGCGCCGACGCCGGCGTGGTCCGCGTCCACGGCACCGACAAGGGTCTGGCCGTGACCAGCGACTGCACCCCGCGCTATGTCCAGGCCGACCCCTATGAAGGCGGCAAGCAGGCCGTGGCCGAGGCCTGGCGCAACCTGACGGCTGTGGGCTCGCGCCCCATCGCCATCACGGACAACCTCAACTTCGGCAACCCGCAGCGCCCCGAGATCATGGGCCAGATCGTGCGCGCCACCGACGGCATGGCCGAGGCCTGCCGCGAGCTGGACTTCCCCGTCGTCTCGGGCAACGTCAGCCTCTATAACGAGACCAACGGCGTCGCCATTCCGCCGACCCCGACGGTCGGCGCAGTCGGCCTGCTGACCAACTACGACGTGACCACCGGCTTCGGCGGCGTGGCCGAGGGCGATGTCCTGGTCCTGATCGGCCAGACGCACGGCGAGCTGGGTTCGTCCATCTATCTGCGCGAGGTTCTGGGCCGCGAAGACGGCGCCCCGCCGCCGGTCGACCTGAAGCTGGAAAAGAAGACCGGCGACTTCGTGCGCGGTCTGATCGAGGGCGGCGAGCTGACGGTCGTTCACGACCTGTCGGACGGCGGTCTGGTCGGCGCCGCCGCCGATCTGGCCCTGGCCTCGGACGTCGGGATCGAGCTGAACGCCTCCAGCGCGACCCACGCCCACGCCTTCCTCTTCGGCGAAGATCAGGCCCGCTATCTGGTCGCCGTGTCGGACGCCGAAGCCCTGCTGGCGAAAGCCAAGGACGCCGGTCTGCACGCCTCGGTCGTCGGCGTCGCCAAGGGCGCGGACTTCGCCTCCTCGGGTCCGAAGGGCGAGCTCTACCGTATCCCCGTCGCCCACCTGCGCGAGTTCCACGAAGGCTGGATGCCGAACTGGATCGAAGGCTGA
- a CDS encoding indole-3-glycerol-phosphate synthase gives MRLRAVAFVVAGAALTAACDFEGGDPVQHALRDASAARQAAALKTTEEEAASRPSAEAGDELARLIAARRQAVADTRALLATTTDPALKGQLTGDLRAEEGRLRALEAQQTTMMRDAAPSQ, from the coding sequence ATGCGCCTGCGCGCCGTCGCCTTCGTCGTCGCTGGCGCGGCCCTCACGGCCGCCTGCGACTTCGAGGGCGGCGACCCGGTTCAGCACGCCCTGCGCGACGCCTCAGCCGCCCGGCAGGCCGCCGCGCTGAAGACCACCGAAGAAGAAGCGGCGTCCCGCCCCTCCGCCGAAGCCGGCGACGAACTGGCTCGCCTGATCGCGGCGCGCCGTCAGGCCGTCGCCGACACCCGCGCCCTGCTGGCGACGACCACCGACCCCGCGCTGAAAGGCCAGCTGACCGGCGACCTGCGCGCCGAGGAAGGCCGACTGCGGGCGCTGGAAGCCCAGCAGACAACGATGATGCGCGACGCGGCGCCCTCGCAATAA
- a CDS encoding TIGR00282 family metallophosphoesterase → MRLAFFGDVVGKSGRDGLSDHLPGLRRDLKLDFVVVNAENAAGGFGITENTAREIFAAGADVLTLGNHSWDQREALTYIVREPRLIRPANYPRLMDAPGRGADVFVTADGRRVLVINVLGRIHMDPMDDPFSAVERELEAAPLGVVADAVIVDMHAEATSEKMGMGHFCDGRASLVVGTHTHVPTADAQILPHGTAYQTDAGGCCDYDSVIGNDKEEPLRRFTTRLSGGRYVPASGPATICGVFVETDDRTGLATRVEAIRVGGRLSQAIPQV, encoded by the coding sequence ATGAGACTGGCATTTTTCGGTGACGTGGTCGGCAAGTCCGGGCGCGATGGGCTTTCGGATCATCTTCCGGGGCTGAGGCGCGACCTCAAACTCGACTTCGTGGTGGTCAACGCCGAGAACGCCGCAGGCGGCTTCGGCATCACCGAGAACACGGCGCGCGAGATCTTCGCCGCCGGGGCCGATGTCCTGACGTTGGGCAACCACAGCTGGGATCAGCGCGAGGCCCTGACCTATATTGTGCGCGAGCCGCGCCTGATCCGCCCCGCCAACTATCCGCGCCTGATGGACGCGCCGGGTCGCGGCGCCGACGTCTTCGTGACCGCCGACGGCCGTCGGGTGCTGGTCATCAATGTCCTGGGCCGCATCCACATGGACCCGATGGACGACCCGTTCAGCGCCGTGGAGCGCGAGCTGGAGGCTGCACCCCTGGGCGTCGTCGCCGACGCCGTCATCGTCGACATGCACGCCGAGGCCACCAGCGAGAAGATGGGCATGGGCCACTTCTGCGACGGCCGCGCCAGCCTGGTGGTCGGCACCCACACCCACGTCCCGACCGCCGACGCCCAGATCCTGCCCCACGGCACGGCCTATCAGACCGACGCCGGCGGCTGCTGCGACTATGACTCGGTCATCGGCAACGACAAGGAAGAGCCCCTGCGCCGCTTCACCACGCGGCTGTCCGGCGGACGCTACGTCCCCGCCAGCGGCCCGGCCACCATCTGCGGCGTCTTCGTCGAGACCGACGACCGCACGGGTCTGGCGACGCGGGTCGAAGCCATCCGCGTCGGCGGGCGTCTGAGCCAGGCGATCCCGCAGGTCTAG
- a CDS encoding 5-formyltetrahydrofolate cyclo-ligase, producing the protein MISKHELRASMRALRKRLAEADSEAAERAAGHAEALPSGETVALYRAMGSELDTDALAVALHQAGRRLCLPVVIERDAAMIFRAWTPGEPLELDAAGCPAPLPLTETVTPDLILTPLLAFDAHGGRLGQGGGYYDRTFAVLPNAVRVGFAYAGQEVERLALEPHDMRLHGVLTEKGYRAVQ; encoded by the coding sequence ATGATCTCCAAACACGAACTCCGCGCCTCGATGCGCGCCCTGCGCAAGCGGCTGGCCGAGGCCGATAGCGAAGCCGCCGAGCGCGCCGCCGGGCACGCCGAGGCCCTGCCGTCCGGCGAAACCGTCGCCCTTTATCGCGCCATGGGGTCGGAGCTGGACACGGACGCCCTGGCCGTCGCCCTGCATCAGGCGGGGCGACGCCTCTGCCTGCCGGTGGTGATCGAGCGCGACGCGGCCATGATCTTTCGCGCCTGGACGCCGGGCGAGCCGCTGGAGCTGGACGCCGCCGGCTGTCCCGCGCCCCTGCCGCTGACCGAGACTGTCACGCCTGACCTGATCCTGACGCCGCTGTTGGCCTTTGACGCCCACGGCGGGCGGCTGGGGCAGGGCGGGGGCTATTACGACCGGACCTTCGCAGTCCTGCCGAATGCGGTGCGCGTCGGCTTCGCCTATGCGGGGCAGGAGGTCGAGCGCTTGGCGCTGGAGCCTCATGACATGCGCCTGCATGGCGTTTTGACCGAGAAGGGCTATAGAGCCGTCCAATGA
- a CDS encoding cytochrome P450 translates to MTDAAASTFRPWTPPRRTQRMSLPHFLWQSWRDPLQIWSQAHFTELYIDGASPLGKTLVVSDPAGVRHVLTDNAANYEKGDLQRRVLGPMLADGLLLTEGEQWRRARRIMAPLFTPAHTARTAEAMDRVCRRRVEGWRLEHGARVLNIDSEMSGLTFDILSAALFSDDLDGDAAGFEKALNHFLAVGARISPLDALKAPDWIPRLGRVASGGDARFFKDRVDALVARRRARIEQDGDAPEDLLTALLSARDEEGDGSGLSDHEVASNILTFILAGHETTARTLGWTLHLISRDKRVADILKAEADGWDRSAAGLRDLHWHRAVIEEAMRLFPPAPAMIRQAVADDVIGGHEVKAGQSVLIVPWVIHRHEKLWDEPDAFRPERFLPENRKSIDRYAWLPFSGGPRICIGAAFAMQEAIIALAEILKVAEVEAITPVEPRPVHQVTLRSQRTMRLRLRARRDRPVAA, encoded by the coding sequence ATGACCGACGCCGCCGCCTCGACTTTCCGCCCCTGGACGCCGCCGCGCCGGACCCAGAGGATGAGCCTGCCGCACTTCCTGTGGCAGAGCTGGCGTGATCCGCTCCAGATCTGGAGCCAGGCCCACTTCACCGAACTCTACATCGACGGGGCCTCGCCGCTGGGCAAGACCCTGGTGGTCAGCGATCCGGCGGGCGTGCGCCACGTCCTGACCGACAACGCCGCCAACTATGAGAAGGGCGACCTGCAACGCCGCGTGCTGGGCCCCATGCTGGCCGACGGTCTGCTGCTGACCGAGGGCGAACAGTGGCGGCGCGCCCGGCGCATCATGGCCCCCCTGTTCACCCCCGCCCATACGGCCCGCACCGCCGAGGCCATGGACCGGGTCTGCCGCCGCCGCGTCGAGGGCTGGCGGCTGGAACACGGCGCGCGGGTGCTGAACATCGACAGCGAGATGAGCGGGCTGACCTTCGACATCCTGTCGGCGGCGCTGTTCTCGGACGATCTGGACGGCGACGCGGCGGGCTTCGAGAAGGCGCTGAACCATTTCCTGGCGGTCGGGGCGCGGATCAGCCCGCTGGACGCGCTAAAGGCCCCCGACTGGATACCGCGCCTGGGCCGGGTGGCCTCGGGCGGGGACGCGCGCTTCTTCAAGGACCGCGTCGACGCCCTGGTGGCGCGGCGCCGGGCGCGGATCGAACAGGACGGCGACGCCCCCGAAGACCTGCTGACCGCCCTGCTCAGCGCCCGCGACGAGGAGGGCGACGGCTCGGGTCTGTCGGACCACGAGGTGGCGTCCAACATCCTGACCTTCATTCTGGCCGGGCATGAGACGACGGCGCGGACCCTGGGCTGGACCTTGCACCTGATCAGCCGCGACAAGCGCGTGGCCGATATCCTGAAGGCGGAAGCCGACGGCTGGGACCGCAGCGCCGCAGGACTTCGCGACCTGCACTGGCACCGGGCGGTGATCGAGGAGGCCATGCGCCTGTTTCCGCCCGCCCCGGCCATGATCCGGCAGGCCGTGGCCGACGACGTGATCGGCGGGCATGAGGTCAAGGCCGGTCAGAGCGTGCTGATCGTGCCCTGGGTCATCCATCGCCACGAAAAGCTGTGGGACGAACCCGACGCCTTCCGCCCCGAACGCTTCCTGCCCGAGAACCGCAAGTCGATCGACCGCTACGCCTGGCTGCCGTTCAGCGGCGGTCCGCGCATCTGCATCGGCGCCGCCTTCGCCATGCAGGAGGCCATCATCGCCCTGGCCGAAATCCTCAAGGTCGCCGAGGTCGAGGCCATCACCCCGGTCGAACCCCGCCCTGTCCATCAGGTGACGCTGCGCAGCCAACGGACCATGCGGCTGCGGCTGAGGGCGCGGCGGGACCGGCCAGTCGCAGCCTAG
- a CDS encoding cell division protein ZapA, whose protein sequence is MATVTVEVNGRSYAVGCADGQEERVRILARQFDSHVRQIAGDVGHVGDLRLFLMASLMLADELHEARQRLENGQGPAAQDGPQKAAPPPAGDGVAEALNAVAARIEKICQTI, encoded by the coding sequence ATGGCGACCGTTACAGTAGAGGTCAACGGCCGTTCCTACGCCGTCGGTTGCGCCGACGGCCAGGAGGAGCGCGTCCGCATCCTCGCCCGCCAGTTCGACAGCCATGTGCGTCAGATCGCCGGCGACGTCGGCCATGTCGGCGACCTGCGCCTGTTCCTGATGGCCTCGCTGATGCTGGCCGATGAACTGCACGAAGCGCGGCAGCGGCTGGAGAACGGCCAGGGCCCGGCGGCCCAGGACGGCCCGCAAAAGGCCGCGCCGCCGCCCGCCGGAGACGGCGTGGCCGAGGCGCTGAACGCGGTTGCGGCGCGTATCGAGAAGATCTGCCAGACGATCTGA